The Columba livia isolate bColLiv1 breed racing homer chromosome W, bColLiv1.pat.W.v2, whole genome shotgun sequence genome window below encodes:
- the LOC135577168 gene encoding ATP synthase subunit alpha, mitochondrial-like isoform X3: MHRAGRGNQLVKSQGMSLNLEPDNVGVVVFGNDRLIKEGDVVKRTGAIVDVPVGEELLGRVVDALGNPIDGKGPVTSKMRRRVGLKAPGIIPRISVREPMQTGIKAVDSLVPIGRGQRELIIGDRQTGKTSIAIDTIINQKRFNDGTDEKKKLYCIYVAIGQKRSTVAQLVKRLTDADAMKYTIVVSATASDAAPLQYLAPYSGCSMGEYFRDNGKHALIIYDDLSKQAVAYRQMSLLLRRPPGREAYPGDVFYLHSRLLERAAKMNDSFGGGSLTALPVIETQAGDVSAYIPTNVISITDGQIFLETELFYKGIRPAINVGLSVSRVGSAAQTRAMKQVAGTMKLELAQYREVAAFAQFGSDLDAATQQLLNRGVRLTELLKQGQYVPMAIEEQVAVIYAGVRGHLDKLEPSKITKFENAFLAHVLSQHQALLSTIRTEGKISDQTEAKLKEIVTTFLATFEA, encoded by the exons GGTATGTCCTTGAATTTGGAGCCTGACAATGTTGGTGTTGTCGTGTTTGGTAATGACAGACTGATCAAGGAAGGGGATGTTGTAAAGAGGACTGGTGCCATTGTGGATGTTCCAGTTGGCGAAGAGCTGCTGGGCCGTGTTGTAGATGCCCTGGGCAATCCAATTGATGGGAAG GGTCCTGTTACATCTAAGATGCGTCGAAGAGTTGGTTTAAAGGCCCCTGGGATTATTCCCAGAATCTCTGTGCGTGAACCCATGCAGACTGGTATTAAGGCTGTGGATAGTTTGGTGCCAATTGGTCGTGGCCAACGTGAGCTGATCATTGGTGATAGGCAGACTGG GAAAACTTCAATTGCAATTGACACAATAATCAACCAGAAACGATTTAATGATGGAACAGATGAGAAAAAGAAGCTGTATTGTATCTATGTTGCAATTGGTCAGAAGAGATCTACTGTTGCTCAGCTGGTGAAGAGGCTCACTGATGCAG ATGCCATGAAGTACACTATTGTGGTGTCTGCCACAGCATCCGATGCAGCACCCCTTCAGTATCTGGCTCCCTATTCAGGCTGCTCCATGGGGGAATACTTCAGAGACAATGGAAAACATGCATTAATCATCTACGATGACTTATCCAAACAG GCTGTTGCTTACCGTCAGATGTCTCTACTGCTGCGTCGTCCACCTGGTCGTGAAGCCTACCCAGGTGATGTGTTCTACTTGCACTCTCGCCTGCTGGAGAGAGCAGCCAAAATGAATGATTCCTTTGGAGGTGGCTCTCTGACTGCCTTGCCTGTTATTGAAACTCAGGCTGGTGATGTGTCTGCTTACATTCCAACCAATGTCATCTCTATCACTGATGGACAG ATCTTCTTGGAAACTGAGTTGTTCTACAAAGGTATCCGTCCAGCCATTAATGTTGGTCTGTCTGTGTCTCGTGTTGGTTCTGCTGCTCAGACTAGGGCTATGAAGCAG GTGGCCGGTACCATGAAGCTGGAATTAGCTCAGTATCGTGAAGTAGCTGCCTTTGCTCAGTTTGGGTCTGATTTGGATGCTGCCACACAACAGCTACTGAACCGTGGTGTACGTCTGACAGAGCTTCTCAAACAGGGACAGTATG TTCCCATGGCTATTGAGGAACAGGTTGCGGTCATCTATGCTGGTGTAAGAGGTCACTTGGACAAGTTGGAGCCCAGCAAAATCACTAAATTTGAGAATGCTTTCCTAGCTCATGTACTGAGCCAGCACCAGGCCCTCCTTTCCACAATCAG GACAGAAGGGAAGATCTCTGACCAAACAGAAGCTAAATTGAAGGAAATAGTCACAACTTTCCTGGCTACTTTTGAGGCATAA